Proteins from a single region of Streptomyces spinoverrucosus:
- the mmsA gene encoding multiple monosaccharide ABC transporter ATP-binding protein yields the protein MAGPVLEMRSIVKTFPGVKALSDVTLTVQQGEVHAICGENGAGKSTLMKVLSGVHPHGTYEGDILFEGEVCEFKDIRASEQRGIVIIHQELALSPFLSLAENIFLGNEHAKGGFIDWRETLRHATELLRRVGLSDHPDTRVADIGVGKQQLVEIAKALSKKVKLLILDEPTAALNDEDSGKLLDLILELKKQGITSIIISHKLNEIRKVADSVTILRDGRTIETLDVKAPETTEDRIISGMVGRDLEHRFPERTPHEPEEGSAPALEIRNWTVHHPIDQQRKVVDDVSLSVRRGEIVGIAGLMGAGRTELAMSVFGRTYGRYAGGTVLKDGREIRTKSVPEAVRNGIAYVTEDRKHYGLNLIDTINRNISLSALGKVAKRGVVDEHGERQVAEGFRKSMNIKAPTVFEPVGKLSGGNQQKVVLSKWIFAGPDVLILDEPTRGIDIGAKYEIYTVIDQLAAQGKAVVFISSELPELLGMCDRIYTMAAGRLTGEFSRAEASQETLMRQMTKDKEVTR from the coding sequence ATGGCGGGACCCGTCCTGGAAATGCGCTCGATCGTCAAGACCTTTCCCGGCGTCAAGGCGCTGTCGGACGTCACACTGACCGTCCAGCAGGGCGAGGTCCACGCCATCTGCGGGGAGAACGGCGCCGGCAAGTCGACCTTGATGAAGGTCCTCTCCGGCGTCCACCCGCACGGCACCTACGAGGGGGACATCCTCTTCGAAGGGGAGGTCTGCGAGTTCAAGGACATCCGGGCGAGCGAGCAGCGTGGCATCGTCATCATCCACCAGGAGCTGGCGCTGTCGCCGTTCCTCTCCCTCGCGGAGAACATCTTCCTCGGCAACGAGCACGCCAAGGGCGGGTTCATCGACTGGCGGGAGACCCTGCGACACGCCACCGAGTTGCTGCGGCGGGTCGGTCTCAGCGACCACCCCGACACCCGCGTCGCCGACATCGGCGTGGGCAAGCAGCAGCTGGTGGAGATCGCGAAGGCGCTGTCGAAGAAGGTGAAGCTGCTCATCCTGGATGAGCCGACCGCGGCCCTGAACGACGAGGACAGCGGCAAACTCCTGGATCTGATCCTGGAGTTGAAGAAGCAGGGCATCACCTCGATCATCATCTCCCACAAGCTCAACGAGATCCGCAAGGTCGCCGACTCGGTGACGATCCTGCGCGACGGGCGCACCATCGAGACGCTCGATGTGAAGGCGCCGGAGACCACCGAGGACCGGATCATCAGCGGCATGGTCGGCCGCGACCTGGAGCACCGCTTTCCGGAGCGCACCCCGCACGAGCCGGAGGAGGGCTCCGCGCCCGCCCTGGAGATCCGCAACTGGACCGTGCACCACCCGATCGACCAGCAGCGCAAGGTGGTCGACGATGTGTCGCTGTCGGTGCGGCGCGGGGAGATCGTCGGGATCGCGGGCCTCATGGGCGCCGGCCGCACCGAGCTGGCGATGAGCGTCTTCGGCCGGACGTACGGCCGGTACGCGGGCGGCACGGTCCTCAAGGACGGCAGGGAGATCCGCACGAAATCCGTCCCCGAGGCGGTCAGGAACGGCATCGCGTACGTCACCGAGGACCGCAAGCACTACGGCCTGAACCTCATCGACACCATCAACCGCAACATCTCGCTCAGCGCGCTGGGCAAGGTCGCCAAGCGGGGCGTGGTCGACGAGCACGGGGAGCGGCAGGTCGCCGAGGGCTTCCGCAAGTCCATGAACATCAAGGCGCCGACCGTCTTCGAGCCGGTGGGCAAGCTGTCCGGCGGCAACCAGCAGAAGGTCGTCCTCAGCAAGTGGATCTTCGCGGGTCCGGATGTGCTGATCCTGGACGAGCCGACGCGCGGCATCGACATCGGCGCCAAGTACGAGATCTACACGGTCATCGACCAACTGGCCGCCCAGGGCAAGGCGGTCGTCTTCATCTCCTCCGAGCTGCCGGAGCTGCTCGGCATGTGCGACCGCATCTACACGATGGCCGCGGGCCGGCTGACCGGTGAGTTCTCGCGGGCCGAGGCCTCACAGGAAACGCTGATGCGTCAGATGACGAAGGACAAAGAGGTAACGCGATGA
- the chvE gene encoding multiple monosaccharide ABC transporter substrate-binding protein has protein sequence MRNRRAALAAIASAASLALTLTACGQSGEGGSKEDSGSSEGATIGIAMPTKSSERWIADGNNVVKDLESKGYKTKLVYGEDDPDQQVSQVENLITQGVKALIIAAIDNKSMNNVLQQAKDANIPVISYDRLILGTENVDYYASFDNEKVGELQGNYILEKLGLKDGSEKGPFNIELFAGSNDDNNTRYFFQGAMNVLQPYIDKKQLVVRSGQTALNQVTTLRWDGGKAQNRMDEILTSAYKSERVDAVLSPYDGISIGILSALRSDDYGSKSKPWPIVTGQDAEVASVKSIIAGEQSMTVYKDTRELAKVASNMVDAVLNDKKPEVNDEKTYDNGSKVVPAYLLEPVSVDEANYKETVVDSGYIKESDLK, from the coding sequence ATGCGTAACCGCAGAGCCGCACTCGCCGCGATAGCCTCGGCCGCTTCCCTCGCCCTCACCCTGACCGCCTGCGGCCAGAGCGGCGAGGGCGGCAGCAAGGAGGACTCGGGCAGCTCCGAGGGCGCCACCATCGGCATCGCGATGCCGACCAAGTCCTCCGAGCGCTGGATCGCCGACGGCAACAACGTCGTCAAGGACCTGGAGTCCAAGGGCTACAAGACCAAGCTCGTCTACGGCGAGGACGACCCCGACCAGCAGGTCTCGCAGGTCGAGAACCTGATCACGCAGGGCGTGAAGGCCCTGATCATCGCGGCCATCGACAACAAGTCGATGAACAACGTCCTGCAGCAGGCCAAGGACGCGAACATCCCGGTGATCTCCTACGACCGCCTGATCCTCGGCACCGAGAACGTCGACTACTACGCCTCCTTCGACAACGAGAAGGTCGGCGAGCTCCAGGGCAACTACATCCTGGAGAAGCTCGGCCTGAAGGACGGCAGCGAGAAGGGCCCGTTCAACATCGAGCTGTTCGCCGGCTCCAACGACGACAACAACACCCGCTACTTCTTCCAGGGCGCGATGAACGTCCTGCAGCCCTACATCGACAAGAAGCAGCTCGTCGTCCGCTCCGGCCAGACCGCGCTGAACCAGGTCACCACCCTGCGCTGGGACGGCGGCAAGGCCCAGAACCGCATGGACGAAATCCTTACCTCGGCCTACAAGAGCGAGCGCGTCGACGCGGTCCTCTCGCCGTACGACGGCATCTCCATCGGCATCCTCTCGGCGCTGCGGTCGGACGACTACGGCTCCAAGAGCAAGCCGTGGCCGATCGTCACCGGTCAGGACGCCGAGGTCGCCTCGGTGAAGTCGATCATCGCCGGCGAGCAGTCGATGACCGTGTACAAGGACACCCGCGAACTCGCCAAGGTGGCCTCGAACATGGTCGACGCGGTGCTGAACGACAAGAAGCCCGAGGTCAACGACGAGAAGACCTACGACAACGGCTCCAAGGTCGTCCCGGCCTACCTGCTGGAGCCGGTCAGCGTCGACGAGGCCAACTACAAGGAGACGGTGGTCGACTCCGGCTACATCAAGGAAAGCGACCTCAAGTAA
- a CDS encoding zinc-dependent alcohol dehydrogenase, producing the protein MSTAVVIEAPGAHRLVEHTPRPPGPGEAQVRVHAVGICGSDREVYQGNRPEGYVRYPLTPGHEWSGTVAEVGPGVPGSLVGRKVVGEGFRNCQVCDRCHAGDTTLCTDGYEETGFTQPGAMAPTLTLPARLLHPLPDDADLTAAALLEPAACIAAAALKAAAKPGERVAVVGTGTLGMFAVQFLRAASPAELLVVGTRPDRAAMARGFGATDFRTKDQELPGDFDVVIETAGSADAARNAAALLRRGGRLVLTGIPAPGADGLDPTDLVVRQLEVHTVFGAPPDAWAHTVRVFGAGLLDPVPLVTHELPLTEFSQAIELVGAGDPKVGKVLLRP; encoded by the coding sequence GTGAGCACCGCCGTCGTCATCGAGGCGCCCGGCGCGCACCGGCTCGTGGAGCACACCCCCCGCCCGCCCGGTCCCGGCGAGGCGCAGGTCCGGGTGCACGCCGTCGGCATCTGCGGCAGCGACCGCGAGGTGTACCAGGGCAACCGGCCCGAGGGATACGTCCGTTACCCGCTCACCCCCGGCCACGAGTGGTCCGGCACGGTCGCCGAGGTCGGCCCCGGGGTCCCCGGGTCCCTGGTCGGCCGCAAGGTGGTCGGCGAGGGCTTCCGCAACTGCCAGGTGTGCGACCGCTGCCACGCGGGCGACACGACGCTGTGCACGGACGGCTACGAGGAGACGGGCTTCACCCAGCCCGGTGCGATGGCCCCGACCCTCACGCTCCCCGCCCGCCTCCTCCACCCGCTCCCCGACGACGCAGACCTCACCGCCGCCGCCCTGCTGGAGCCGGCCGCCTGTATCGCCGCCGCGGCCCTGAAGGCGGCCGCGAAACCGGGCGAGCGGGTCGCCGTCGTCGGCACCGGCACCCTCGGCATGTTCGCCGTGCAGTTCCTGCGGGCCGCCTCCCCGGCCGAGCTGCTGGTCGTCGGCACCCGCCCCGACCGGGCGGCCATGGCGCGGGGCTTCGGCGCCACCGACTTCCGCACCAAGGACCAGGAGCTGCCCGGCGACTTCGACGTGGTGATCGAGACGGCCGGGTCCGCCGACGCCGCCCGCAACGCCGCCGCGCTGCTGCGGCGCGGTGGCCGGCTGGTGCTGACGGGGATCCCGGCGCCGGGCGCCGACGGTCTGGACCCGACGGATCTGGTGGTACGGCAGCTGGAGGTGCACACCGTCTTCGGTGCGCCGCCGGACGCCTGGGCGCACACCGTGCGGGTGTTCGGCGCCGGGCTGCTGGATCCGGTGCCGCTGGTCACCCACGAGCTGCCGCTGACCGAGTTCTCGCAGGCCATCGAGCTGGTCGGAGCCGGCGACCCGAAGGTCGGCAAGGTGCTCCTGCGCCCCTAG
- a CDS encoding mandelate racemase/muconate lactonizing enzyme family protein: protein MRITGISTHVVGTPWRNLTYVQVHTDEGITGVGETRMLGHTDALLGYLREAEANHILGSDPFAVEDLVRRMKYGDYGRAGEIVMSGIAVIEMACWDIKGKALGVPVWQLLGGKVTDKVKAYANGWYTTERTPEAYHKAAQEVMARGYRALKIDPFGTGHFELDHQQTLYAVSLIEAVRDAIGPEAELMLEMHGRFSPATAVRLAHELAPFKPAWLEEPVPPENLKALEKVAAKVDMPVATGERIHDRIEFRELFESQAVDIIQPDVGHIGGIWETRKLAATAETHYMLVAPHNVGGSVLTAASLQVGFTSPNFKILEHFNDFADAEIKKVVKGAPQVIDGYFHLSDAPGLGVELDTDAAAEFPQQQARFDLWAEGWEQRKPKGTQK, encoded by the coding sequence GTGCGCATCACCGGAATCAGCACGCACGTGGTCGGGACGCCGTGGCGCAACCTGACCTACGTTCAGGTGCACACCGACGAGGGGATCACTGGAGTCGGGGAGACCCGGATGCTGGGCCACACCGACGCCCTCCTCGGCTACCTGAGGGAGGCCGAGGCCAACCACATTCTCGGCTCAGACCCGTTCGCCGTGGAAGACCTGGTACGCCGCATGAAGTACGGCGACTACGGGCGGGCCGGCGAGATCGTGATGTCCGGGATCGCCGTGATCGAGATGGCCTGCTGGGACATCAAGGGCAAGGCACTCGGCGTGCCGGTGTGGCAGCTGCTGGGCGGCAAGGTCACCGACAAGGTCAAGGCGTACGCCAACGGCTGGTACACCACGGAGCGCACGCCCGAGGCGTACCACAAGGCCGCCCAGGAGGTCATGGCGCGCGGCTACCGGGCGCTGAAGATCGACCCCTTCGGCACCGGGCACTTCGAGCTGGACCACCAGCAGACCCTCTACGCCGTCTCCCTCATCGAGGCGGTCCGCGACGCCATCGGCCCCGAGGCCGAGCTGATGCTGGAGATGCACGGCCGCTTCTCCCCCGCCACCGCCGTCCGGCTCGCCCACGAGCTGGCGCCGTTCAAGCCGGCCTGGCTGGAGGAGCCCGTCCCGCCGGAGAACCTCAAGGCGCTGGAGAAGGTCGCCGCCAAGGTGGACATGCCGGTCGCCACCGGTGAGCGGATCCACGACCGGATCGAGTTCCGCGAGCTGTTCGAGAGCCAGGCCGTCGACATCATCCAGCCGGACGTCGGTCACATCGGCGGCATCTGGGAGACCCGCAAGCTCGCCGCCACCGCCGAGACCCACTACATGCTGGTCGCGCCGCACAACGTCGGCGGGTCGGTGCTGACCGCCGCGTCCCTCCAGGTCGGCTTCACCTCCCCCAACTTCAAGATCCTTGAGCACTTCAACGACTTCGCCGACGCGGAGATCAAGAAGGTCGTCAAGGGCGCGCCGCAGGTGATCGACGGGTACTTCCACCTCTCCGACGCCCCCGGCCTCGGCGTGGAGCTGGACACCGACGCGGCCGCCGAGTTCCCGCAGCAGCAGGCCCGCTTCGACCTGTGGGCCGAGGGCTGGGAGCAGCGCAAGCCGAAGGGCACGCAGAAGTGA
- a CDS encoding SCO2400 family protein, which yields MDYCHPCRRHLNGALACPGCGTPAEQLRAYAEETVVHTVVRTDVRTDVVTVVRSESNAGGREADETYDDEDEYDEGRASSRRRQPGVSRRDRKAAAHRRRRRRTLLIAAGFVLAAGALSLAELGLDAPGSAPNPAAAGGASPDGGAAVGSDETAYPRTDASAGGPGGGTASPDASKSPSPSKSEKDKDEKDDKESASPTEEDESTPSDTAPDPAASTPAAPPAPAPTPTPTADPPTSEPTPQPSPSQTCDRFLWWCT from the coding sequence ATGGACTACTGCCACCCGTGCCGGCGGCACCTGAATGGCGCCCTGGCTTGCCCGGGGTGCGGGACGCCGGCCGAACAGCTTCGCGCGTACGCGGAGGAAACCGTCGTGCACACCGTCGTGCGGACGGATGTGCGGACCGACGTGGTCACGGTCGTGCGATCGGAGTCGAACGCCGGGGGCCGCGAGGCCGACGAGACGTACGACGACGAGGACGAGTACGACGAGGGCCGCGCCTCCTCCCGGCGCCGTCAGCCGGGCGTGAGCCGTCGCGACCGCAAGGCCGCGGCCCACCGTCGGCGGCGCCGCCGCACCCTGCTGATCGCGGCGGGTTTCGTGCTGGCGGCCGGTGCCCTGAGCCTCGCCGAACTCGGCCTGGACGCCCCGGGGTCGGCCCCGAACCCGGCGGCTGCCGGGGGCGCCTCGCCGGACGGCGGCGCCGCGGTCGGGTCGGACGAGACGGCCTATCCGCGCACCGACGCCTCCGCGGGCGGGCCGGGCGGGGGCACGGCCTCCCCGGACGCCTCGAAGTCCCCCTCACCTTCGAAGTCGGAGAAGGACAAGGACGAGAAGGACGACAAGGAGTCGGCGAGCCCGACGGAGGAGGACGAGTCGACCCCGTCGGACACGGCCCCCGACCCGGCGGCCTCCACCCCGGCTGCCCCGCCCGCACCGGCGCCGACGCCGACCCCGACGGCGGACCCGCCGACCTCGGAGCCGACTCCACAGCCGTCACCCTCGCAGACGTGCGACCGGTTCCTGTGGTGGTGCACCTGA
- a CDS encoding glycosyltransferase family protein, which yields MRILVVTVVHHPEDARILHREIAALTERGHRIVYAAPFSACGVVPRPGVEGVDLPRAAGRDRRAALRAARALLAERGPETDVVLLHDPELLLALPGTLRQWRRGGRGPVTVWDVHEDTAAALTMKRWLPAALRPALRVAVRAAERLAERHVRLLLAEDAYRERFDRPHPVVPNLPTVPPGSPEPPGPDRVVYLGHLSRARGALDLIETARLLGPGIRVEAIGAADPDVRGALIEADRHGVLRWHGYLPNDRALARLSGALAGLSLLHDEPNYRHSRPTKVAEYMAHGVPVVTTPNPLAADLVTRHDCGLVVPYGNPAAAAEAVRRLHTDPRLRLTAAEHGRAAALAELDWADRAAEFTDLLEMWAKEAAGERPGRAASAA from the coding sequence ATGCGGATACTCGTGGTCACCGTCGTCCACCATCCCGAGGACGCGCGCATACTGCACCGGGAGATCGCCGCCCTGACCGAACGCGGCCACCGGATCGTGTACGCCGCTCCGTTCAGCGCGTGTGGAGTGGTGCCGCGCCCGGGTGTCGAGGGCGTCGACCTCCCCCGGGCCGCCGGCCGGGACCGCCGGGCGGCGCTGCGGGCGGCGCGCGCCCTGCTCGCCGAGCGCGGACCGGAGACGGACGTGGTCCTGCTGCACGACCCGGAGCTGCTGCTCGCCCTGCCCGGCACCCTGCGCCAGTGGCGGCGCGGCGGCCGGGGTCCGGTGACCGTGTGGGACGTGCACGAGGACACGGCGGCGGCGCTGACGATGAAACGCTGGCTGCCGGCGGCGCTGCGGCCGGCGCTGAGGGTGGCGGTACGGGCGGCGGAGCGCCTGGCCGAGCGGCATGTGCGGCTGCTGCTCGCCGAGGACGCCTACCGGGAGCGTTTCGACCGGCCCCATCCCGTCGTGCCGAACCTGCCGACCGTACCGCCCGGGTCCCCGGAGCCGCCCGGCCCGGACCGGGTCGTCTATCTGGGGCACCTGTCCCGGGCGCGCGGCGCGCTCGACCTGATCGAGACGGCGAGGCTGCTCGGGCCCGGCATACGGGTCGAGGCGATCGGCGCGGCCGACCCTGACGTACGCGGCGCGCTCATCGAGGCCGACCGGCACGGCGTCCTGCGCTGGCACGGCTATCTCCCCAACGACCGTGCGCTCGCCCGGCTCTCCGGCGCCCTGGCCGGGCTCTCCCTGCTGCACGACGAGCCCAACTACCGCCACTCACGGCCCACCAAGGTCGCCGAGTACATGGCCCACGGCGTCCCCGTCGTCACCACCCCGAACCCCCTGGCGGCCGACCTGGTGACGAGGCACGACTGCGGCCTCGTCGTCCCGTACGGGAACCCGGCGGCGGCCGCGGAGGCGGTACGGCGGCTGCACACGGACCCGCGCCTGCGCCTGACCGCCGCCGAACACGGCCGGGCGGCGGCACTGGCGGAGCTGGACTGGGCGGACCGGGCGGCCGAGTTCACGGATCTGCTGGAGATGTGGGCGAAGGAGGCGGCAGGCGAGCGGCCCGGGCGCGCCGCGTCTGCGGCATGA
- a CDS encoding nucleotide sugar dehydrogenase — MQVHQTEPLGESELAGTAEVAVIGLGYVGLPLAREAATVGLKVVGVDRDPRVVAGLNSGRSHVDDVSDDDVRAMLAAGFRAYTDDGCLARAQNVVICVPTPLNEDGGPDLSAVTAAVRAVAGRLRRGQLVVLESTTYPGTTEEVVRPLLEAESGLRAGEDFALAFSPERIDPGNTGHGLRDTPKVVGGCTPSCTVRAVAFYGKLVDTVVQAKGTREAEMAKLLENTYRHVNIALVNELAVISHELGVDLWDAIRCASTKPFGFQAFRPGAGVGGHCIPIDPNYLSYKVRSSLGYEFRFVELAQEINRRMPEYVVRRAQDLLNTAGRPLHGSRVLLLGVTYKPDVADQRESPAVPVARLLRQREAEVFFHDPHVCEWRVDDVPVPRVDDPMAAVAEHDLAILLQDHSCYDLPALADAARLLFDTRGRIFRPGVEVL; from the coding sequence ATGCAGGTCCACCAGACTGAACCGCTCGGGGAATCGGAACTGGCCGGCACCGCCGAAGTCGCGGTGATCGGGCTCGGCTACGTCGGGCTGCCGCTCGCGCGGGAGGCGGCGACGGTGGGCCTGAAGGTCGTGGGCGTCGACCGGGACCCCCGGGTCGTCGCCGGGCTCAACTCCGGACGCTCCCATGTCGACGACGTGTCCGACGACGACGTCCGCGCGATGCTGGCGGCCGGCTTCAGGGCGTACACCGACGACGGTTGTCTCGCCCGCGCGCAGAACGTGGTGATCTGCGTGCCGACCCCGCTCAACGAGGACGGCGGGCCCGATCTGAGCGCGGTCACCGCCGCCGTCCGCGCGGTGGCGGGCCGGCTGCGGCGCGGGCAGCTCGTCGTGCTGGAGTCCACCACGTATCCGGGCACCACCGAAGAGGTCGTACGACCGCTGCTGGAGGCGGAGTCCGGGCTGCGGGCCGGGGAGGACTTCGCCCTCGCCTTCTCACCGGAGCGCATCGACCCCGGCAACACCGGGCACGGGCTGCGCGACACCCCCAAGGTCGTCGGCGGCTGCACCCCCTCGTGCACCGTCCGGGCGGTCGCCTTCTACGGCAAGCTCGTCGACACGGTCGTCCAGGCGAAGGGCACCCGCGAGGCCGAGATGGCCAAGCTGCTGGAGAACACCTACCGGCACGTCAACATCGCCCTCGTCAACGAACTCGCCGTCATCAGCCACGAGCTGGGCGTCGACCTGTGGGACGCGATCCGCTGCGCGAGCACGAAACCGTTCGGCTTCCAGGCGTTCCGGCCGGGCGCGGGCGTCGGCGGGCACTGCATACCCATCGACCCGAACTACCTGTCGTACAAGGTGCGTTCCTCGCTGGGCTACGAGTTCCGGTTCGTCGAGCTGGCCCAGGAGATCAACCGGCGGATGCCGGAGTACGTCGTGCGCCGCGCCCAGGACCTCCTCAACACCGCCGGCCGGCCGCTGCACGGCTCGCGGGTACTGCTGCTCGGGGTCACCTACAAGCCCGACGTCGCCGACCAGCGGGAGTCCCCGGCCGTGCCGGTGGCCCGGCTGCTGCGGCAGCGGGAGGCCGAGGTCTTCTTCCACGACCCGCACGTCTGCGAGTGGCGCGTCGACGACGTGCCGGTCCCCCGCGTCGACGACCCGATGGCCGCCGTGGCCGAGCACGATCTGGCGATCCTGCTCCAGGACCACTCCTGCTACGACCTGCCCGCCCTCGCCGACGCGGCCCGCCTGCTGTTCGACACCCGGGGGCGGATCTTCCGGCCTGGGGTCGAGGTGCTGTGA
- a CDS encoding glycosyltransferase family 4 protein, with the protein MSRHIPRALSLAASVAWGELRHDPVRAALLGVRLLPSSVRRRVRPLERRLADRARTAGPSAAPSGVRVPAPPARRVRPVPGRVLHLVTNGLPFKHAGYTVRTQQIAEAQRAAGLDPHVVTRIGFPVAQGVLDARPLQTVGGVPQHRLLPPWLPYGQAAVLARNAELAGRLVQRLRPAVLHPATDHGNGRVALALRAAYGLPVVYEVRGFLEDTWLTQAPGRTPADASYRARRELETHCMREADLVLTLGAAMKAEIVARGVPEERVLIVPNAVDEEFLAPLADGGRLRARLGIAPDDFVVGTVSSLTPHEGIGTLLHAGAELRRRGVPLRLLIVGDGPERAGLLRLAGRLGLADGTAVFTGRVPYAQVRAYHAVLDMFAVPRTDERVCRLVTPLKPVEAMASGLPVVASDVPALRELVQPGVTGHLAPPGSPQAWADAIEALLYSRNRRAEWGAAAREFVARDRTWKRVAATTREAYRALGCA; encoded by the coding sequence ATGTCGCGTCATATCCCCCGTGCGCTCAGTCTGGCCGCATCCGTCGCGTGGGGCGAACTGCGCCATGACCCCGTCCGGGCGGCCCTGCTGGGGGTACGACTGCTGCCGTCGTCCGTGCGGCGCCGGGTCAGGCCGCTGGAACGGCGGCTCGCGGACCGGGCCCGGACGGCCGGGCCGAGCGCTGCTCCATCCGGGGTACGGGTGCCCGCGCCGCCCGCCCGCCGGGTCCGGCCGGTGCCGGGCCGGGTGCTGCATCTGGTCACCAACGGGCTGCCGTTCAAGCACGCCGGCTACACCGTGCGCACCCAGCAGATCGCCGAGGCGCAGCGGGCCGCCGGGCTGGATCCGCACGTGGTGACGCGGATCGGGTTCCCGGTGGCGCAGGGGGTGCTGGACGCCCGCCCGCTGCAGACGGTGGGCGGCGTGCCGCAGCACCGGCTGCTGCCGCCGTGGCTGCCGTACGGGCAGGCGGCGGTGCTGGCCCGCAACGCCGAGCTGGCCGGCCGGCTGGTTCAGCGGCTGCGGCCCGCCGTGCTGCACCCGGCCACCGACCACGGCAACGGGCGGGTGGCGCTGGCCCTGCGCGCGGCCTACGGGCTGCCGGTGGTCTACGAGGTGCGCGGCTTCCTGGAGGACACCTGGCTGACCCAGGCCCCGGGGCGGACGCCCGCCGACGCGTCGTACCGGGCCCGGCGTGAGCTGGAGACGCACTGCATGCGCGAGGCGGACCTGGTGCTGACGCTGGGCGCGGCGATGAAGGCGGAGATCGTGGCGCGCGGGGTGCCCGAGGAGCGGGTGCTGATCGTGCCGAACGCGGTGGACGAGGAGTTCCTGGCGCCGCTTGCGGACGGGGGGCGGCTGCGGGCGCGGCTCGGCATCGCGCCGGACGATTTCGTGGTCGGCACGGTCAGCAGCCTTACTCCACACGAGGGAATCGGCACATTGCTCCATGCGGGTGCCGAGCTGAGGCGTCGCGGGGTGCCGTTGCGGCTGCTGATCGTGGGGGACGGACCGGAGCGCGCCGGCCTGCTGCGGCTGGCCGGCCGGCTGGGTCTGGCCGACGGGACGGCGGTGTTCACCGGCCGGGTGCCGTACGCCCAAGTGCGGGCGTACCACGCGGTGTTGGACATGTTCGCGGTGCCGCGTACCGACGAGCGCGTGTGCCGGCTGGTGACACCACTGAAGCCGGTGGAGGCGATGGCGAGCGGGCTGCCGGTGGTGGCCAGTGACGTACCCGCGTTGCGGGAGCTTGTCCAGCCAGGAGTGACCGGACACCTCGCCCCACCCGGATCCCCACAAGCCTGGGCAGATGCGATCGAAGCGCTGCTTTACAGTCGAAACCGTCGGGCCGAATGGGGAGCGGCCGCCCGCGAGTTCGTGGCGCGTGACCGCACCTGGAAGCGCGTCGCCGCGACCACCCGCGAGGCGTACCGCGCCCTCGGCTGCGCTTGA
- the wecB gene encoding non-hydrolyzing UDP-N-acetylglucosamine 2-epimerase, which translates to MNGRVLHVVGTRPNFVKAAPVVAALRTAGCDQVLVHTGQHYDERMSDIFFRQLGLPEPDTDLGVGSGSHAWQTADLLIALEGELTARDPALVMVYGDVNSTLAAALVAAKLGIPLAHVEAGLRSFDMAMPEEVNRRLVDQLAELLFATSPEAVGHLAREGVDPARVHLVGNPMIDTLLTHLNHFDPAAARAAYQLPERYGVVTLHRPANVDDPEAAKAAAHALTEAARLLDLAVPLHPRGRAALGAAGLDGAPGVHVLDPLGYVEFMSLVRGAAAVITDSGGVQEETTVLGVPCLTLRTTTERPVTVTHGTNRLVGHAELVPALSKVLDGEQPAPDEGPPLWDGRAGARIAAEVTRWLDHHV; encoded by the coding sequence ATGAACGGCCGTGTACTCCACGTCGTCGGCACCCGACCGAACTTCGTCAAGGCCGCCCCGGTCGTCGCCGCACTGCGCACGGCGGGCTGCGACCAGGTCCTGGTGCATACCGGTCAGCATTACGACGAACGGATGTCGGACATCTTCTTCCGGCAACTCGGCCTGCCCGAGCCGGACACCGATCTCGGCGTCGGCTCCGGCAGCCACGCCTGGCAGACGGCCGACCTGCTGATCGCCCTGGAGGGTGAGCTGACCGCGCGCGACCCCGCCCTCGTGATGGTGTACGGGGACGTCAACTCGACGCTGGCGGCCGCCCTCGTCGCCGCCAAGCTGGGCATCCCCCTCGCCCATGTGGAGGCGGGACTGCGCAGCTTCGACATGGCGATGCCGGAGGAGGTCAACCGGCGGCTGGTCGACCAGCTGGCCGAGCTGCTGTTCGCCACCAGCCCCGAGGCGGTGGGCCATCTCGCCCGGGAGGGCGTGGACCCCGCCCGAGTCCATCTCGTCGGCAACCCCATGATCGACACCCTGCTCACCCATCTGAACCACTTCGACCCGGCCGCCGCCCGCGCCGCGTACCAACTGCCCGAGCGCTACGGCGTGGTCACCCTGCACCGCCCCGCCAACGTCGACGACCCCGAGGCGGCGAAGGCGGCCGCCCACGCCCTGACCGAGGCGGCGCGGCTCCTCGACCTCGCCGTGCCCCTGCACCCGCGCGGCAGGGCGGCACTCGGCGCCGCGGGCCTGGACGGCGCACCGGGCGTCCACGTCCTCGACCCGCTGGGCTACGTCGAGTTCATGAGCCTGGTGCGCGGCGCCGCCGCCGTCATCACCGACTCGGGCGGCGTACAGGAGGAGACCACCGTCCTGGGCGTGCCCTGCCTGACCCTGCGCACCACGACCGAGCGCCCGGTCACCGTCACCCACGGCACCAACCGCCTCGTCGGCCACGCCGAACTCGTCCCCGCGCTGAGCAAGGTGCTGGACGGCGAACAGCCGGCGCCCGACGAGGGCCCGCCGCTGTGGGACGGGCGGGCCGGGGCCCGGATCGCCGCCGAGGTCACCCGCTGGCTGGACCACCATGTCTGA